The segment CAAATCGACAGGTCGACTTGTTGGCCTGAAGGTTAACTTGCCAACCTTGAACCACAACGCCCCTGGTTTGTGTTCTGCTGGGGACCTTTGCTGCATGCCATTCCTCTCATTCCCCTTGTTTGTGGTCATCTCTCTACTGTCTATCTAATAAAGGCACAAAATGCCCAAAAAATACACAGAGTGACCACGTTATCAGGTACACCTGAACAATCTATCTCTGATGCAGTCAATGCAGTCAAGATTCAGGTTAGCAGCATATATTTAGAAAGGATAACGACATGTAAAAGTACAAGGTGAACACATTTTTGACTGGGAAGGAACAAAAAACAGTGATGCTTCTCAAGCAAATCCAACAgtcaaatgaaaaatatgatGAAGCCCATCTCATGCTTGAGCCTTGTGTCTTGTGTGTAAAAACTTGTGTGAAAAGATTTTTCATTTGCTCTTCTGAAAGCAATGAGAAACATGCTTGAAAGGGAAAATGCAGTTCAGgtttttgattcttttttttttttttatattcatcttAGTTTTCCCAGTATTGTTACCAGttgattacattttcttttggcTGCTAAAGATCGGCATGAGAAAAAAAGTTTGGGGACCGCTGCAGTTAACATAATTGGCAGTTTTTGTAGATTAGAAGCTGAGATATCTTGCTGCACTAGCGACTCCTACTGGTTGGTCAGGGCAACTGCATAGGTGGGATGGCATTGTGAATCTGTGCAGGTGTTAAGCTGTCTCTGTGAAATATGGTTCCCTACACCCTCACCAGGCCAGCAATGAAACAGCAGAACAGGGGAACTCGCTATTCCAAATTCGGGAGAAAAAATAACCTGCTCTTCAttgtaaattaatatatttatgtCCCATATCATCTCTCACACTTTAGGATTCTCCCTTGATTCGGGACACAGCATCACCAGGAGTCGTGACCTGACGGTGGtggccggagcacccagagccCGTCATAGTGGAGCTGTGGTCCTGTTAAAGAAAGACAGCGAAGCCTCCGGCAGACTTTTGGTGGAGCACACTCTGCACGGTCCAGGACTTGCTTCCTCCTTTGGATACGACGTGGCTGTAGTTGACCTGAATGGTGATGGGTAGGAAACAAACGCTATCTTCATTCTGTTTTAGTATACAGATCACTTGATCTTATTGGCAAATAAGTTTTTTAACATCCCTCAAACAAATCCCAAAAGGAAGATAAGTAAGCACACACATAAGAGAAACATCGGTAAAGGACCATCATTCTTATGCTAACTGTTTCTAATGTAAAATTTCAACGTTTTCCTTTCAGTGGACTTTCTTTAGTCATGACGACATATTCTGTATGatacatataaatatttacCCCCCAACTTTGATGTAGATGGCAAGACATAGTTGTAGGAGCCCCTCAGTTCTTCATGAAAGACAGAGACATTGGAGGAGCTGTTTATGTCTACATCAACCAGGCAGGAAGGTGGGAAAGGACCACTCCCGTCCGTCTAAACGGGACCAAAGACTCGATGTTTGGACTGGCAGTGGAGAACATTGGAGACATCAATCAAGACTCATATGAAGGTAATTTAGGTGTCATTTTGTAGcttatttatgttttctttatcagttgctgtgtttgtttttacaaacaaattgttttttttgttgtaactGTTGAGTTTTTCCTAATCTGAATCAAAggtctaaggacagagggtgttatgctgtacagattgtaaagccccttgaaGGATagtgtgatttgtgatattgggctacaTAATTAAAATTGACATTTGCTTTTGTTCTCACGCAGACATTGCCATTGGAGCTCCTTATGGTGATGGAGGTGTGGGGCAAGTCTACATTTATCATGGCTCTGCAAAAGGAATCAAAACCAACCCTGCACAGGTTGGTTTTGTGGAGCTTTTAAAGTGGCTATAATCAATGGATCATGTGTGACATGTGAAGGGAGCTGGTTGCAGTGATAAAAATGCAGAGAATCATTACCCAGCTCTGCAGTTCTCCTCAGCTCTAGTGACTTTATTGTGAGTGTCAGCttattattttggttttctggcccacaactttaatattttggttcactctcactgctctcatttcccttggtggagaccaaaacagttCTAAAAATAGGATGAACATTGTACTTGCATTTGCCAGGTCAAGTAGAGTAAAGCTTTTGATGTCTACAAGGGGCAATTTGGCTTGCAGACAGCagtcaataataaataattttaaatgcaggaatTAATATAAATAGCACTCACtacaatatatacacattacataaacacaagTATGCAGGTACACGCCATCGTAACTGTTGTCATTGtcatacacaaaaaaattaatgatAAAATTGCTCCATTATCTGCTGGATTTGTAAATAGGCAACTCTTTACTAGCAAGTTTGCTATATCAACTCAAGGGGCACTCCTTTGGCTGCGGCCCTGGAGGTTTGTCAattctgcaacaaaaaaaaaaaactcagtgatgtcatcagggttatcttgGCTTGGGATTGGAgacttaacatttttaacagaaagtTTGCTTTATAACGTTTACCCCATTTGAAAGGTGGTAATATGTCagcagcttgtttctgctgacCCCAAGTAACCAAAGagtcagttattgcaggtttgaGCTCTATGGGAAACTTTTCATCTGTTCAAGACATCGATTTGTCTCTCGACCTCCCTGTGGACGGGCTTGCAAAAACGCTTTTCCCTATGATGATCAACAAAGAatgtcattaatattaatagtCTTGAACCCAGACTTATTAAAGTTCTAGCTGTCAAAAGTCCTTAACTCATCTTGGCTTCTGATACAACAGAAGGAAAATTTTAATGTTCAGttatttaaatttgttaaaataaaacttttttttccttttcaagtGTTAATTCTTAAAGTACTTCTCCCTCATTTCAGATCCTTTCAGGGAAAGAGCACAACTTGCAGCTATTTGGATATTCACTAGCAGGGAACATGGACTTGGACAGTAACTCTTATCCAGATGTGGCGGTAGGCTCTCTGTCGGATACAGCTCTGATCTACAGGTAATTGTTCTGTTGAACctcataaataaattaaaaccttTCTGTTTTCTAGCACAGCTTCATTTAACCGCCTTTCTTTCAGAGCACGGCCAGTCATTAGCATCATGAGAGATGTCAAAATATCTCCACAGGAAATTGACCTTACAATTAAAACCTGTGGTAACAGCATTTGGTAGGTGTTGTAATATTCTTACGTTTCAACAGACCTCACAGTCACTTTCTCTGTTAGCTTTGTTCAAAAATCCCATTTCCTTTCCTTAGCTTCACTGTGGACGCGTGTTTCACCTACAAAGCAAACCCTGGATCTTACAACCCAAGACTAAGTAAGTGAAgtggtaaaaaaatatataattttacaaaTCCAAGATTTGCTCAGTGGTTCTTACATGTGCTTTCCTTTCCACTGTAGCCATCAGCTATTCTGTCGAGGCGGATGGAAATCGCAGGAAACAGGGGCTGCCCTCCAGAGTGGTGTTCCTGAACAATTCCCGCACTGACATAGACTACCAGTTTAATGGCACCTCAGACCTCCATGGccaaaaacaggaaacatgcaTCAAGATAGTAGCCAAATTAAAGGTAAAACATATCTGCTAGATAGTTAAATCACATTTGCAGGATGCAATCCAAGtatatttagaattttttttcacaaccGAGCACTTGTACatattatgtaaaataaatttgcCAATCCTATACATATTGTGAAGCTAAAACAATtcaataaacagaaaattaatcgtCCGCTATTAAATATAGTAAATATATGATGCTTTTGTTATTCAatgtaacactgataatatgTATTTAAACAGGGAAATAGAGTTTGTAACTGTCGCTTTTTCTGATTTGCACAGGATAGCATTAAGGACAAGATGCGCAGCATTCCCATTGAGGTGTCTGCAGAAATTGTTGGTACTAAACGACAGAAAACAAGAAACGGCCTCCCTCAGCTTATGCCCATATTAGACTCGTCTCAGTCAGGCAAAGACATCATTGAGGTAAACATTCAGACTACaacatttattattaagtcaaTGACAAAAGGTTCACAGTGGTTAAAAGTTTTATATGGTTTTGTGGTTGCTGCAGGTCAACTTTGTAAAAGAGGGATGTGGGCGTGATCAGATTTGCCAGAGTAACCTGAAGATGGAGTACAAATTAtactacaaacaaaacaacctgGAAGAGTACTCCCCATTACCTATGTGAGTTCTAACGTTTCAACTCTTCTAAGCAACAAGTGATCGAAGCATGTGATCGATTTTCGAATTTTGTCTTAAGGccaaattaatttattacatttgcatttaacaACAGGTTTAATATGAACATTCaatcaaattacattttttattgttaaagaaCTGCTCGTTCTTTCAATCCCAATGAGACACCAAGGTCTGCCACAATTAGCTCTTTGTATTATACCAGAAACATGATTCAAATGCTGCTCCGCCTACATGTATGTTGTCCCAAGTCAGCTGGATGTGCAAGATAGCTAAGGTTGGATAAAATGTTCGCAATAACTTGATGAGTCAGCATACCATACCATTAACAACACAGCATAAGCTCAAGGTGAAGtgagtgtttatgttttgtgtatttgcagaaaGAAGAACATCCCTGTGTTTCATCTGAATTACGAGAGGAAGGACTTGGCTCTGCGGGTGACAGTCAACAACATGAATGGAGATGATGCTTACGAAGCAAAGTTGGTGGGGAATTTCCCAGATACATTGTCATATTCTGGAGTCCGCTCACACCAACCAATGGTAAACAATACGATACAGTCACACTAGTGACCCCATGACAACCTTGCTACCGTTAGTCTTGTGGGTTCAGCAGTTGTTGGGCTCAGCCCTGCATTGTCAGTATTTCTTCTGTCTAAACTATATTTTGTTAGACTCAGCTCAGCACCTTTTAACCACAGCTTCTCTTCTTCAGGCTCCACTGTCTGTTGTCAGATTTAGCGGTCTTTAGCAAGTCTTGACTGTGCTTAGGCTTAGCTGTGCTTTgtgcttaaagaggtggtattatgctcattttcaggttcaaaatcttaattaggggttgtaccagaacaggtttacatggtttaattttcaaaaaacaccatataaGGTAaacccaggtaaggactactagccaatcagaagcagagaagggcgggtcgtaagaaacaagctagtgtgatccaaatcaaagccgtttcagaccaagcgggaagcttccagtctacaatatgaagccgatgCGGAAACCCcagaaacctgcattctattaaaaatccagcagggggcgactcttctggttgcaaaaagaagtccagctccattataaataatggtaaaataattcagctgagaattatacttctcagctgaataattaccccagtaaacacttttctgatgagtttatggtcgcagtcgctagtttcatgtcttcttcaatacaaaatgatgttcatttagtaaattatggtcccatttattttaaaatagaccacaaagcagagtctatggtttcagggcgggattatctatgattgacaagttgttaccatggcgacctgtcaatcaggctagagccgactcgtacccacggcactgtgtaaatttaaccaacgacgctgaaaaagcttatcagtagtcggctgttcactttctctggtgagtacgtttagttttaagcctgttgttcgctagacaaaattatcagccctgttaaaatgacagttaacgtgagttacagttgcactccacacacggccgttgcTCCGCCAtatcgtcacttccgggcactttcTGGTTGCAAAGACtcgacatggcggcgccctatcggccaaactcgaggcttcaaaacggcggtccacaaaccaacgggtgacgtcaccatgactacgtccatttcttatatacagtctatgcttcaGACTGAAGAccataacctagcagatggtataagttactcacaattccacaaccacacaacatcattgttccgcATCTTACCATTAGtactaaatgttgaactgttgtcggtgttctgacgatctatgctgccttgccgaaaaatgctaccatagcgcaaatagactcgactctactcggccctgctcccaGAGATAGtagtagcttgtcgtcatagcgacaccacacacaactgccgcgacttAATGTTCagtgcgacacacacaccagcgacccacacacctgtctcttttttaaattaaaatatttacagtctGTGGTTAAAAAGTTTCAACATTATTCAGAATGTACCAacccagctgtgttttcctctgccgttgttgctgcagcagtctgtgtgacggcgggagcagagggctctgtgagcgggcggctggccggcctcacacgctcctcccgcgggttggtacaggcttcccccgcagccacttgtggagctcctcaactccgaaaatattcaagcacgtttttgttccgccatcactcctcggaaaactgtcaatattcgaaatctacacagctgatttctcacctcaaaacttcccagaagtggatttagtgatgaaattccatacgaaaactgtaaaatataatctgttgctggcctctgtctggtgcagcaatgatgatgcagtgaatggtgacgattctctctgaccaatcagcagtctgtcgtgttttcacattaTAGTTTAGTATCTCTCAGCTCCCTTGGAACCTCTATGGAGGTGAGCTGATGCGAACATatagtacctggaagcaggtataggtacaacatttctacagtgGAAAACCAAATAAAGGTGAgtggagccaaagggcctccactcagactagcttggtttgagggagTGCCTGACCCTGCTAgccacttggcaagctttatgacacgttttcattgtgatgtcacaagtaaaggaattgaagggctggactacaaacgagctgttttcaagcggttcagagcagagctttctgtgggagatgggaactccctttgggctggacttttcactttgcaaacctgttacatgcacaaaaaagagatataactcaataaaggagagggaaaaagccaaaaagcataataccacctctttaatgctATCATAACCATGCTAATATGCTATGATTTAGTATTGGACCTGGGTATTTCTTGATACTAGTGCTAATACGATACCCAAATTTAACTTACATTaccaaaacaatatttttctgaccctgcgaccctgtatacaggataagcggttgacgatggatggatagatattTTTCTGATATCTGTGACTAATGTTTCTTTACAAAACATAAGACTTCTCAAAAGTTGAATGTTGCAGCTGTACGTAAAGTTTGCCTAAATAAAATAGTCTAAGATGagaaaattttttatttaaatcaggaACTGTCTGATAAACGTAATAACAAATCTGTTGGTGGCAAAACTTAATTGTTTTCAACACTCTGTGCAACAGAGATATTGCGGTTTAATTCCATGCTTTATACCATGTTAGTATCTTAACACACTATAGTTACGATGTTAACCTGTTTACAGGTTGCATGTTAAAAGGCTGCTGTTAACAGCTATACCTAAGTACAGTGCATGTTATAAGGTACAACATCATATCTGTGATGCATGTCAGTGTGCTCTGTTAACACTAGTAAATCTGAAACTGATTTGGTCTTAAATTATAATATCTTGTCATGAAATAAATGTTGTTGGACAACTGAAACTTTTGACCTACTAGTGACTCTAGATGAAAAGTTACCACCAAAGTCATTACAATTCATCCACTGGGGATCATAAATATTTGTACAAATTTTCATGggaatccatccaacagttgtggACATTATTTAACCAATTGACAGCCATAGTCATACCGggttaaaaaaagagaatatttTAAAACTATAAAAGTCATGCCAAAATGTCTATGTATCCTAATTATTTTCTGACTTGTAGTTTAATAACCATCCAAATTTACAATATGTTCTTTTCCAGATAGAAAAGCCGATTACCTGTACTGCCAATCAGAATGGCTCTCAAGCAGACTGCGAGCTGGGGAATCCTTTCAAGAGAGACTCAGAGGTGTGGACATTTCCATTCGGCCACTTAGTTGTTGTACTTCAAATGTaagagatgtttttctttttttttgctccagGCTACATTTTACATCATCCTGAGCACTGTGGGTGTGACTCTCGACACCACAGAGATTAATATTGACCTGCAGGTCCAAACGTAAGTACTGCTGCTCCTGCCTCACGTTCAATTCTGCACATGtaggaaaatggctgcaatgttACTTTTTCCTGTAATTTCAGATAAGTTgccattaaataaaagtattgtaATATAGTGgcgtgtttttttttaaattgcagaaCAAGTGTGCAAGAAAAcatttcccctgttaaagtaAAGGCTAAAGTAATCATTGAACTACCATTGTCAGTCACTGGGTAAGTGTGTTAAACTATTGTTTGATTACAGATAAATATACGCTGCCTCCAAGCTTACGTGAAATATAGATTTTTGCTTGTTCTCGACAGGGAAGCCAGCCCTAATCAGGTTTCTTTTGGAGGTGTCGTGAAAGGTGAGAGTGCCATGAAGACTGAAGAAGAAGTTGGAAGTTTGATTAAATATACGTTTAAAGTAAGTGTGATGGCAATTCGAGTTTTCAAaaaaacagctcaggcaaacacttgtctttctgtgaattttattcaagtcctgcagaaggactcacaaCAACATACATACGCCATATACATGTATGCTTGAATGAGTGAGGCGAGATGAATGAGCCTGTTATTTACCCAGCGTTAGGGTCAGTCATATCATTCCACAGAGACAcgttgtccctgaagtctggataacacagagaacagagatatttcGACTGTTACttttacacagattcagtgccacatcacaTGTGTCTCACTGCGTTcagggttacatgcaatatgtttggaattcccattacagtAAGTTTATTCATCTGACCTCTGGATGTGATCATTAAAATACCGCTGCCATATCATTTGGTAGTCTTAGCATATGAAATAACCAAGTCGTACCATATTGATTTCTCCTTCAGATAAACAACTTGTGGAAGTCTTTGAAGTCTTCTGTCAAAGCCTCACTACATATTCAGTGGCCCAAATGGAACAAAGATGGGAAATGGCTTCTGTACCTGTTGAAGGTCACGGCTACAGGACAGCAGGACATCCTTTGCACCCCTGAGTTTGAAATCAACCCTCTCAAGCACATTCAGGTAGAATTTTTAAACCTCTATTTTCATGTACTTTAAAGTAAAATCAGACATCAGCCATTACAGGAAACCTTCACTGTTAAGTTCCACTTAATGAGAAGAAATGGATTTTCAGGAGTCCTCTGTGTCCAGGACGAAACGTGAAATCGGTGAAAGAAAACCTCGAGGCAAAAAGTTTTCACTGTCTGacaaaaaaaacgttttggTGAGTCTTTGTATGTATAGTCTGACATCCGTTTACATAAAAGGTATAGATTGTTTTGATGTGCTTTGACTCTTTTTCCTTCACAGACATGTGACAATGAGATCAAATGTGTGGAGCTCAGGTGCCCCCTACAGGGCCTAGACGGTACAGCAGTTGAACTGAGATCTCGTCTCTGGAACTCAACCTTTATTGAGGTAtcgtatttaaaaaaaaattctcatcAGTGTTTCATGATATCTTGTGATTTGATATGTCTTACCTGagcatctgtttttgtttttacacaggATTATGCTTCTCTTTCGCACATGTATATCGTTGTGAAGGCCTCGCTTGTCCTTCACACTCAGGCTAAAAACATGATCCTGAGAACTCCTGACACTGATGTAAGTAGCTCAGTAGCTACAACAAATTATTAACTGTCTCTCCTATCTTGTTTCCAACTCACCTGATCTCTTGATTTGGCCTCActttgatgttttattacaggTGACGGTGGCAGTGTCCCCAGAAAGTGCAGTGGCACAGCACAGTGGTGTTCCCTGGTGGATCATACTGGTGGCTGTTCTTGCAGGCATCTTGATTTTGGctttgctggtgtttctgcTCTGGAAGGTGAGTTCAGGGATATACCATCTTCATATCACCCATGTTTGGTAATGTAGGAGATGACATGGGATGAAAATATGAGATAAAACATAACCTTCATTGTCTGTGAAGATNNNNNNNNNNNNNNNNNNNNNNNNNNNNNNNNNNNNNNNNNNNNNNNNNNNNNNNNNNNNNNNNNNNNNNNNNNNNNNNNNNNNNNNNNNNNNNNNNNNNAACCAATTGACAGCCATAGTCATACCGggttaaaaaaagagaatatttTAAAACTATAAAAGTCATGCCAAAATGTCTATGTATCCTAATTATTTTCTGACTTGTAGTTTAATAACCATCCAAATTTACAATATGTTCTTTTCCAGATAGAAAAGCCGATTACCTGTACTGCCAATCAGAATGGCTCTCAAGCAGACTGCGAGCTGGGGAATCCTTTCAAGAGAGACTCAGAGGTGTGGACATTTCCATTCGGCCACTTAGTTGTTGTACTTCAAATGTaagagatgtttttctttttttttgctccagGCTACATTTTACATCATCCTGAGCACTGTGGGTGTGACTCTCGACACCACAGAGATTAATATTGACCTGCAGGTCCAAACGTAAGTACTGCT is part of the Micropterus dolomieu isolate WLL.071019.BEF.003 ecotype Adirondacks linkage group LG07, ASM2129224v1, whole genome shotgun sequence genome and harbors:
- the itga6a gene encoding integrin alpha-6 isoform X2, giving the protein MLLQGGHSAVSLALLFYFNSLEPTLVLAFNLDTSHVIRKEGEPGSLFGFSLAMHRQLNPDKRMLLIGAPRARSLGKQAANITGGLYKCEITQSNECQRVEFDNEENVRVENKENQWMGVTVQSQGPGGKIVTCAHRYQRRLYVNTPQESRDITGRCYVLSQDLTIEPSSDEDGGNWNFCEGRTRGHEMFGSCQQGLAATFTKDYHYVVFGAPGAYNWKGIVRVEQKNNTLLEMGVYDDGPYEVGDEHLLNPELVPLPANSYLGFSLDSGHSITRSRDLTVVAGAPRARHSGAVVLLKKDSEASGRLLVEHTLHGPGLASSFGYDVAVVDLNGDGWQDIVVGAPQFFMKDRDIGGAVYVYINQAGRWERTTPVRLNGTKDSMFGLAVENIGDINQDSYEDIAIGAPYGDGGVGQVYIYHGSAKGIKTNPAQILSGKEHNLQLFGYSLAGNMDLDSNSYPDVAVGSLSDTALIYRARPVISIMRDVKISPQEIDLTIKTCGNSICFTVDACFTYKANPGSYNPRLTISYSVEADGNRRKQGLPSRVVFLNNSRTDIDYQFNGTSDLHGQKQETCIKIVAKLKDSIKDKMRSIPIEVSAEIVGTKRQKTRNGLPQLMPILDSSQSGKDIIEVNFVKEGCGRDQICQSNLKMEYKLYYKQNNLEEYSPLPIKKNIPVFHLNYERKDLALRVTVNNMNGDDAYEAKLVGNFPDTLSYSGVRSHQPMIEKPITCTANQNGSQADCELGNPFKRDSEATFYIILSTVGVTLDTTEINIDLQVQTTSVQENISPVKVKAKVIIELPLSVTGEASPNQVSFGGVVKGESAMKTEEEVGSLIKYTFKINNLWKSLKSSVKASLHIQWPKWNKDGKWLLYLLKVTATGQQDILCTPEFEINPLKHIQESSVSRTKREIGERKPRGKKFSLSDKKNVLTCDNEIKCVELRCPLQGLDGTAVELRSRLWNSTFIEDYASLSHMYIVVKASLVLHTQAKNMILRTPDTDVTVAVSPESAVAQHSGVPWWIILVAVLAGILILALLVFLLWKCGFFKRATKDQYDAAYHKAEIHVQPSDKDKLSAEA
- the itga6a gene encoding integrin alpha-6 isoform X1 gives rise to the protein MLLQGGHSAVSLALLFYFNSLEPTLVLAFNLDTSHVIRKEGEPGSLFGFSLAMHRQLNPDKRMLLIGAPRARSLGKQAANITGGLYKCEITQSNECQRVEFDNEENVRVENKENQWMGVTVQSQGPGGKIVTCAHRYQRRLYVNTPQESRDITGRCYVLSQDLTIEPSSDEDGGNWNFCEGRTRGHEMFGSCQQGLAATFTKDYHYVVFGAPGAYNWKGIVRVEQKNNTLLEMGVYDDGPYEVGDEHLLNPELVPLPANSYLGFSLDSGHSITRSRDLTVVAGAPRARHSGAVVLLKKDSEASGRLLVEHTLHGPGLASSFGYDVAVVDLNGDGWQDIVVGAPQFFMKDRDIGGAVYVYINQAGRWERTTPVRLNGTKDSMFGLAVENIGDINQDSYEDIAIGAPYGDGGVGQVYIYHGSAKGIKTNPAQILSGKEHNLQLFGYSLAGNMDLDSNSYPDVAVGSLSDTALIYRARPVISIMRDVKISPQEIDLTIKTCGNSICFTVDACFTYKANPGSYNPRLTISYSVEADGNRRKQGLPSRVVFLNNSRTDIDYQFNGTSDLHGQKQETCIKIVAKLKDSIKDKMRSIPIEVSAEIVGTKRQKTRNGLPQLMPILDSSQSGKDIIEVNFVKEGCGRDQICQSNLKMEYKLYYKQNNLEEYSPLPIKKNIPVFHLNYERKDLALRVTVNNMNGDDAYEAKLVGNFPDTLSYSGVRSHQPMIEKPITCTANQNGSQADCELGNPFKRDSEATFYIILSTVGVTLDTTEINIDLQVQTTSVQENISPVKVKAKVIIELPLSVTGEASPNQVSFGGVVKGESAMKTEEEVGSLIKYTFKINNLWKSLKSSVKASLHIQWPKWNKDGKWLLYLLKVTATGQQDILCTPEFEINPLKHIQESSVSRTKREIGERKPRGKKFSLSDKKNVLTCDNEIKCVELRCPLQGLDGTAVELRSRLWNSTFIEDYASLSHMYIVVKASLVLHTQAKNMILRTPDTDVTVAVSPESAVAQHSGVPWWIILVAVLAGILILALLVFLLWKCGFFKRSKQDDSVPRYHAVRIRKETPEYKDGKLKLDPSEKKQWMTTWIDNESYL